From Tautonia plasticadhaerens, the proteins below share one genomic window:
- a CDS encoding NAD(P)/FAD-dependent oxidoreductase, with translation MAKVSEGTGGRSARDGRPRGRPKPRDSYDVLVVGGGPAGLSAALVLGRCRRRVIVVDSGRPRNAAALRSHGYLTRDGIGPHELLRLGREEVARYGVEVLDDEVVDARCPSPDGSPGPGAAAFEAETRSGRRLRSRKLLLATGVRDVLPPVEGAERYYGRGVHHCPYCDAWEHRDARLAAYGAGGAAVGLALSLRTWSDRVTACTDGRPVDAGDRARLRRNGIALRTEPVARLDGDDEALGAIVFEGGRSIRCDALFFNTGQVQRSTLPGMLGCEYREEGQVETHGKQHTCTPGLFMAGDADGDVQFLIVAAAEGARAATAINRELQDEDRGEAGVRPNTSSRARAPR, from the coding sequence ATGGCGAAGGTCAGCGAGGGGACGGGAGGCCGATCGGCGAGAGACGGACGACCGCGAGGGCGGCCGAAGCCCCGCGACTCGTACGACGTGCTGGTCGTCGGCGGCGGGCCGGCCGGCCTGTCGGCGGCCCTGGTCCTCGGGCGGTGCCGGCGCCGGGTCATCGTCGTCGATTCCGGCCGGCCCCGCAATGCGGCCGCCCTGCGGTCGCACGGCTACCTCACCCGGGACGGCATCGGGCCGCACGAACTCCTGCGGCTCGGCCGGGAGGAGGTCGCCCGCTACGGGGTCGAGGTGCTCGACGACGAGGTGGTCGACGCTCGCTGCCCGAGCCCCGACGGCTCGCCCGGCCCGGGTGCCGCCGCCTTCGAGGCGGAGACGCGGTCCGGGCGGCGTCTCCGCTCCCGGAAGCTGCTCCTGGCCACCGGCGTCCGGGACGTCCTGCCGCCGGTCGAGGGGGCCGAACGCTACTACGGCCGCGGCGTGCACCACTGCCCCTACTGCGACGCCTGGGAGCACCGCGACGCCAGGCTCGCCGCCTACGGGGCCGGCGGCGCCGCCGTCGGGCTGGCCCTGTCCCTGCGGACCTGGTCGGATCGCGTGACGGCCTGCACCGACGGCCGCCCGGTCGACGCGGGCGATCGGGCTCGCCTGCGGCGCAACGGCATCGCCCTGCGCACCGAGCCGGTCGCCCGGCTCGACGGCGACGACGAGGCCCTCGGGGCGATCGTCTTCGAGGGCGGACGATCGATCCGATGCGACGCGCTGTTCTTCAACACCGGGCAAGTCCAGCGGTCGACGCTCCCGGGGATGCTGGGTTGCGAATATCGGGAGGAGGGCCAAGTCGAGACCCACGGCAAGCAGCACACCTGCACGCCGGGGCTGTTCATGGCCGGCGACGCCGACGGCGACGTGCAGTTCCTCATCGTCGCCGCGGCCGAGGGGGCGAGGGCGGCCACGGCGATCAACCGCGAGTTGCAGGACGAGGACAGGGGCGAGGCCGGGGTGAGGCCCAATACCTCCTCGCGGGCACGGGCACCGAGATGA
- a CDS encoding DUF2254 domain-containing protein, with translation MIRPLHTWERQRTSYWFVPALMLAAGIGLAAGMLAIDRNSHLGPVLIPWFTAGGEEGARMLLSSVAGAVIIVAGVTFSITMLTLTQASSQFGPRMLRNFMRDAGNQAVLGTLVATFAYSLLVRRSIGGDRQEQVPHLAVAVALLLALARMAALIFYIHNVSSSIQAPLVAADVWDDLDSAIRRMYPEGLGHERPPSRPGGSASRLPEAFDRESIAVTSAGTGYLQLVDVHRLMEVATSNDLRLKLLCRPGHFITRGNALLLAWPPDAVTVEVIGRLRKTFVLGPQRTPEQDVEFAVRQLVEIAVRALSPGTNDPFTAATCVDWLGDALCRIAEGGLHSPRRHDDAGMLRVVADVSDFAGVVDAFDQIRQYGRDSVAVTVRLLEAIATVAGHLKAESQRNPLRRQAETIAHDASEALDSEKDRADVVDRYERAIAALDAGPDPKANALARHRAGKEDAARVRPARSVGSATGERPVRRSQSHRGAG, from the coding sequence ATGATCCGACCGTTGCACACCTGGGAGCGGCAGCGGACCAGCTACTGGTTCGTGCCGGCGCTCATGCTCGCCGCCGGCATCGGCCTGGCCGCGGGGATGCTCGCGATCGACCGCAACTCCCACCTCGGCCCCGTCCTCATCCCGTGGTTCACCGCCGGCGGGGAGGAGGGCGCCCGCATGCTCCTCTCCTCCGTCGCCGGCGCCGTGATCATTGTGGCCGGCGTCACCTTCTCGATCACGATGCTGACGCTCACCCAGGCCTCCAGCCAGTTCGGGCCCCGGATGCTCCGCAACTTCATGCGCGACGCCGGCAATCAGGCCGTGCTCGGCACCCTCGTGGCGACCTTCGCCTATTCCCTGCTGGTGCGGCGGTCGATCGGCGGGGACCGGCAGGAACAGGTCCCGCACCTGGCCGTCGCCGTCGCCCTGCTGCTGGCCCTGGCCCGCATGGCCGCCCTGATCTTCTACATCCACAACGTCTCCTCGTCGATCCAGGCGCCGCTGGTGGCGGCCGACGTCTGGGACGACCTGGACTCGGCCATCCGCCGCATGTACCCGGAGGGACTCGGCCACGAACGGCCGCCGTCGCGGCCGGGAGGGTCGGCGTCCCGCCTCCCCGAGGCCTTCGACCGCGAGTCGATCGCCGTGACCTCGGCCGGGACCGGCTACCTCCAGCTGGTCGACGTGCATCGACTGATGGAAGTGGCAACCTCCAACGACCTGCGCCTCAAGTTGCTCTGCCGGCCGGGCCACTTCATCACCCGTGGCAATGCCCTTCTGCTGGCCTGGCCGCCGGACGCGGTGACGGTCGAGGTCATCGGGCGGCTCCGCAAGACGTTCGTCCTCGGCCCCCAGCGCACCCCGGAGCAGGACGTGGAGTTCGCCGTGCGGCAGCTGGTCGAGATCGCGGTGCGGGCCCTCTCCCCGGGCACCAACGACCCGTTCACCGCCGCCACCTGCGTCGATTGGCTCGGCGACGCCCTCTGCCGGATCGCCGAGGGGGGCCTCCACTCCCCGCGCCGCCACGACGACGCGGGGATGCTGCGTGTGGTCGCCGACGTAAGCGACTTCGCCGGGGTCGTCGACGCCTTCGACCAGATCCGGCAGTACGGCCGGGACAGCGTGGCGGTGACCGTCCGGCTGCTGGAGGCGATCGCCACGGTCGCCGGGCACCTGAAGGCAGAATCCCAGCGCAACCCGCTGCGCCGCCAGGCGGAGACCATCGCGCACGATGCCAGCGAGGCCCTCGACTCGGAGAAGGACCGGGCCGACGTGGTCGACCGCTACGAGCGGGCGATCGCCGCCCTGGATGCCGGCCCCGACCCAAAGGCCAACGCGCTGGCCCGCCACCGGGCCGGGAAGGAGGACGCGGCACGGGTCAGGCCGGCACGGTCGGTCGGTTCGGCGACCGGCGAACGCCCGGTGAGGCGGTCACAATCACACCGCGGGGCCGGGTAA
- a CDS encoding ferredoxin reductase domain-containing protein produces MRQERRRARPRDRCHPPRRRLERPLRRPPRRRGGHHRAGRPEFPAAGGPVGQPDPGGHRHRHAGRVLLFFGARTAAECLCRDEPESYRDEPGFEVRYAFSREQRAPDGRRMYVHHRMAERAEELWRLLDLEDTYLHLCGIKGMEDGVERVLRGRAERDYIDWRAFRRVL; encoded by the coding sequence GTGCGTCAAGAGCGTCGTCGTGCGCGACCCCGAGACCGGTGCCATCCGCCGCGGCGTCGCCTCGAACGACCTCTGCGACGTCCGCCCCGGCGACGAGGTGGCCATCACCGGGCCGGCCGGCCGGAATTTCCTGCTGCCGGGGGGCCCGTCGGCCAACCTGATCCTGGCGGCCACCGGCACCGGCATGCCGGCCGGGTCCTGCTGTTCTTCGGGGCCAGGACCGCCGCCGAGTGCCTCTGCCGCGACGAGCCGGAGTCCTACCGCGACGAGCCGGGCTTCGAGGTCCGCTACGCCTTCAGCCGTGAGCAGCGGGCCCCCGACGGCCGGCGGATGTACGTGCACCACCGCATGGCCGAGCGGGCCGAGGAGCTGTGGCGGCTGCTGGACCTGGAGGATACCTACCTCCACCTCTGCGGCATCAAGGGGATGGAGGACGGCGTCGAGCGGGTGCTCCGGGGGCGGGCCGAGCGGGACTACATCGACTGGCGGGCGTTCCGCCGGGTCCTGTAG
- a CDS encoding class II glutamine amidotransferase domain-containing protein, whose translation MCRIAAYFGPPMRVSHLMNDLPRCLQIQSRDARQMADSSIAGDGWGVGWYAPGNGPTPGVLKSILPLWADLNARDALPAIVSGSFVGHIRFASPNIEVCFTNTPLYALDDRIWTINGELSPWPGPLSRAIRDRLDADHEAEVRGATDGELLGALWRTHFRRAGGRDAGAALRATLREATDLARDHDGHVKTNVILADADGLLAVRYADDGPGNSLYTLASEPRWAGGVVVASEPLDDGPGWHEVGPDTLVRGDARGLSREPLGLERFGSARRGRQSA comes from the coding sequence GTGTGCCGCATCGCCGCCTACTTCGGCCCGCCCATGCGGGTCTCGCACCTGATGAACGACCTGCCACGCTGCCTGCAGATCCAGAGCCGCGACGCCCGCCAGATGGCCGACTCCTCGATCGCCGGCGACGGCTGGGGCGTCGGCTGGTACGCGCCGGGCAACGGGCCCACACCCGGCGTCCTCAAGAGCATCCTACCCCTGTGGGCCGACCTCAACGCCCGCGACGCCCTGCCGGCCATCGTCTCCGGCTCGTTCGTCGGCCACATCCGCTTCGCCAGCCCCAACATCGAGGTCTGCTTCACCAATACGCCGCTCTACGCCCTGGACGACCGCATCTGGACGATCAACGGCGAGCTCTCCCCCTGGCCGGGCCCGCTGTCCAGGGCGATCCGCGACCGGCTCGACGCGGACCACGAGGCCGAGGTGCGGGGCGCGACCGACGGCGAGCTGCTCGGGGCCCTCTGGCGGACCCACTTCCGCCGCGCCGGCGGCCGCGACGCCGGCGCGGCGCTGCGCGCCACGCTGCGGGAGGCGACCGACCTGGCCCGAGACCACGACGGCCATGTGAAGACCAACGTCATCCTGGCCGACGCCGACGGCTTGCTGGCCGTACGCTATGCCGACGACGGGCCCGGCAACTCGCTGTACACCCTGGCCAGCGAGCCCCGCTGGGCCGGGGGCGTGGTGGTCGCCTCCGAGCCGCTGGACGACGGCCCCGGCTGGCACGAGGTCGGTCCCGACACGCTGGTCCGCGGCGACGCCCGGGGGCTCTCCCGCGAGCCGCTGGGCCTGGAGCGTTTCGGTTCCGCGCGGCGAGGACGTCAGAGCGCCTGA
- a CDS encoding carboxylate-amine ligase, translating into MSHPAFRGSDRPTLGVELELQLVDARTLATRDACDRVLAAIPAAFAGAIKPEMHACCVEVATGVCIDTADVADDLGAKLRALAAAAHGLGMRAAWGGTHPFTHWQHQGITPTPRYRALVERYREPLLRQATFGLHVHVGVPDGDAAIRACDGIRAHLPTLAALAANSPFWCGRATGMRAHRVEIIAATPTGGLPPRLGDWDHFAALVDRLSASGCIESLKDLWWDVRPSPANGTVEVRVCDMPPDLPSVLALAALIQCLVHALARDAGRDAAGGPEEVRSLLTRQNRWAASRHGLDADLIDPRTGRSRSARDVVRRLAHDLRGEAEALGCVADLERAWAMADGPTGADRQLVIYERTGDLTAVARGMVPDLDDGSIDMRPSGHDRPIPAPGVGRPAYAVVPPFAPAPGHSVAAG; encoded by the coding sequence ATGAGCCACCCCGCCTTCCGCGGCAGCGACCGGCCGACGCTCGGCGTCGAGCTGGAGCTGCAACTCGTCGACGCCCGCACCCTGGCCACCCGCGACGCCTGCGACCGGGTCCTCGCCGCCATCCCGGCCGCGTTCGCCGGCGCCATCAAGCCGGAGATGCACGCCTGCTGCGTCGAGGTCGCCACCGGCGTCTGCATCGACACCGCCGACGTCGCCGACGACCTCGGGGCCAAGCTCCGCGCCCTCGCCGCGGCGGCCCACGGGCTCGGGATGCGGGCCGCATGGGGCGGCACCCACCCGTTCACCCACTGGCAACACCAGGGCATCACCCCGACGCCCCGCTACCGGGCCCTGGTCGAGCGCTACCGCGAGCCGCTGCTGCGCCAGGCCACCTTCGGCCTGCACGTCCACGTCGGCGTCCCGGACGGCGACGCGGCGATCCGGGCCTGCGACGGCATCCGCGCGCACCTGCCGACGCTGGCCGCCCTGGCCGCCAATAGCCCCTTCTGGTGCGGCCGGGCCACCGGCATGCGGGCCCACCGCGTCGAGATCATCGCAGCCACGCCGACCGGCGGCCTGCCGCCTCGGCTCGGGGACTGGGACCATTTCGCGGCCCTGGTCGATCGGCTGTCCGCGTCCGGATGCATCGAGTCGCTCAAGGACCTCTGGTGGGACGTGCGGCCCAGCCCCGCCAACGGTACGGTCGAGGTGCGTGTCTGCGACATGCCGCCGGATTTGCCTTCGGTGCTCGCCCTCGCGGCCTTGATCCAGTGCCTGGTGCATGCGCTGGCCCGCGACGCCGGCCGGGACGCGGCCGGCGGCCCGGAGGAGGTCCGGTCGCTGCTGACCCGGCAGAACCGCTGGGCTGCATCGCGCCACGGCCTGGACGCGGATCTGATCGACCCCCGCACCGGGCGGTCCCGGTCGGCCCGGGACGTCGTCCGGCGGCTGGCCCACGACCTCCGCGGCGAGGCCGAGGCGCTGGGCTGCGTCGCGGACCTGGAGCGGGCGTGGGCCATGGCCGACGGCCCGACCGGGGCCGATCGCCAGCTGGTCATCTACGAGCGGACCGGCGACCTGACCGCGGTCGCCCGCGGCATGGTCCCCGACCTCGACGACGGATCGATCGACATGCGGCCATCGGGGCACGACAGGCCCATCCCCGCGCCGGGCGTTGGCCGCCCTGCGTACGCGGTCGTCCCGCCCTTCGCACCGGCCCCGGGTCACTCGGTCGCCGCTGGCTGA